One genomic segment of Gemmatimonadota bacterium includes these proteins:
- a CDS encoding SGNH/GDSL hydrolase family protein gives MTDDPSENQASVGPGRRLAAGVVLLILILVTAEVAVRVEEWFRWRTPIGSPLQVATDLAIRDATGIHPAPNTAFRKWRFNSVGTRGAEPVDGVPRLIVTGASESFGLYESPEREYPKQLADSLHASGCPADVLNAAFPGMSLPTVEQDLRLRLAALHPTAVLYYPTPPQYLDGDGLPQPARPDSTGSGPLRPLRPSSRFAARAANQLKTMLPPLADFLRRREIAALRRELPADSLFTTLPAARLDAFEHDLRRLVGTIRQIGATPLLATHANGFLSTTPMPASVLRAWERFYPRATGATLVAFDSAASARVRQVAADSAVTIVDPWQAFHGLPAPTYFADFSHFTDAGAAKMASEILPGARTALGCR, from the coding sequence ATGACGGACGATCCGAGCGAGAATCAGGCCAGCGTGGGGCCAGGGCGCCGCCTGGCGGCCGGGGTCGTCCTCCTCATCCTCATTCTCGTGACCGCCGAAGTCGCGGTGCGGGTCGAGGAGTGGTTCCGTTGGCGCACCCCGATCGGCTCGCCCCTGCAGGTCGCCACCGATCTGGCAATCCGTGACGCGACGGGCATTCACCCGGCACCGAACACCGCCTTCCGGAAGTGGCGCTTCAACAGCGTCGGGACCCGCGGGGCCGAGCCGGTCGACGGGGTGCCGCGACTGATCGTCACCGGCGCCTCGGAATCATTCGGCCTCTACGAGTCCCCCGAACGCGAGTATCCGAAGCAACTCGCCGACTCGCTCCATGCGTCGGGCTGTCCGGCCGACGTGTTGAACGCCGCCTTCCCCGGCATGTCGCTGCCGACCGTCGAGCAGGACCTTCGCCTCCGCCTGGCGGCACTGCATCCCACGGCCGTGCTCTACTATCCGACCCCGCCACAATATCTCGACGGGGACGGGCTGCCGCAGCCCGCACGGCCGGACTCGACCGGCAGCGGACCGTTGCGCCCGCTGCGGCCGTCGTCCCGCTTCGCCGCGCGCGCCGCCAACCAGCTCAAGACGATGTTGCCGCCGCTCGCCGACTTCCTGCGCCGACGGGAAATCGCCGCGCTGCGGCGGGAGCTGCCAGCGGATTCGTTGTTCACGACACTCCCGGCCGCGCGACTCGACGCGTTCGAGCACGACCTCCGTCGCCTGGTCGGCACGATTCGTCAGATCGGCGCCACTCCACTGCTCGCCACCCACGCGAACGGCTTCCTCAGCACCACGCCGATGCCCGCGTCGGTGCTCCGTGCGTGGGAGCGCTTCTACCCGCGCGCCACCGGCGCGACGCTGGTCGCCTTCGACTCCGCCGCCTCGGCACGGGTCCGGCAGGTCGCCGCCGACTCGGCGGTGACGATCGTCGACCCGTGGCAGGCCTTTCACGGGCTCCCTGCCCCGACCTACTTCGCGGACTTCTCCCACTTCACCGATGCCGGCGCCGCCAAGATGGCGAGCGAGATCCTGCCTGGGGCAAGGACGGCGTTGGGCTGCAGGTAG
- a CDS encoding MBOAT family protein has translation MLFNSFIFLFAFLPVTYVVFWLLGTARSRYVWLTITGYVFYGYWDWRFCFLMAFSTLVSYTAGLGMLRFDADPRKRKLCLIVPITVDLALLGFFKYANFGLGAFRDAMHATGLDVSVPHLDVILPIGISFYTFHTISYIVDAYRRQITPTRNLWEFASYVSLFSQLVAGPIVRFRQIEADLEALGTASRTHWLRTGVSIFVVGLVEKVILADTLAAFVDPVLAQWGTASTGAIWLAMLGYTFQLYFDFCGYSSMAVGLGYMFGLRIPRNFNSPYKSLDPSEFWNRWHISLSTCMRDYLYIPFGGNRGGTLKTYRNLLLTMLIGGLWHGANWTFIVWGLYHGVLLGAHRAAGRGWDALPARLRQVGMVFAALIGWVFFRALDMPMAIGMLRKMFSPVAGVSVPQASWAAAAVVIAAIWGMYGPNIYDLDYRPRWWKNAVLATAFGVALALIAGDRSSPFLYFQF, from the coding sequence ATGCTGTTCAACAGTTTCATCTTCCTCTTCGCCTTCCTGCCAGTCACCTACGTGGTGTTCTGGCTGCTGGGGACGGCCCGCAGTCGCTATGTCTGGCTCACCATCACCGGATATGTCTTCTACGGCTACTGGGACTGGCGCTTCTGCTTCCTGATGGCCTTCTCGACGCTGGTCAGTTATACGGCCGGACTCGGGATGCTCCGCTTCGATGCCGACCCGCGCAAGCGGAAGCTCTGCCTGATTGTCCCGATCACGGTCGACCTGGCGCTGCTCGGCTTCTTCAAATATGCAAACTTCGGGCTCGGCGCGTTCCGGGACGCGATGCACGCCACCGGCCTCGACGTCTCGGTCCCCCATCTCGACGTGATCCTCCCGATCGGCATCTCCTTCTACACCTTCCACACCATCAGCTACATCGTCGATGCCTATCGGCGCCAGATCACCCCGACGAGGAACCTCTGGGAGTTCGCGTCGTACGTCTCCCTCTTCTCGCAGCTGGTCGCCGGACCGATTGTCCGCTTCCGGCAGATCGAGGCAGACCTCGAGGCGCTCGGCACCGCGAGCCGGACCCACTGGCTCCGGACCGGCGTGTCGATCTTCGTGGTCGGGCTGGTCGAGAAGGTGATCCTCGCCGACACCCTGGCCGCGTTCGTCGACCCGGTGCTGGCGCAGTGGGGCACGGCCTCGACCGGCGCCATCTGGCTCGCGATGCTCGGCTACACCTTTCAGCTCTACTTCGACTTCTGCGGCTACAGCAGCATGGCCGTCGGCCTCGGCTACATGTTCGGCCTGCGCATCCCGCGCAACTTCAACTCGCCCTACAAGAGCCTCGACCCGTCGGAATTCTGGAATCGTTGGCACATCTCGCTCTCGACCTGCATGCGAGACTACCTCTACATCCCCTTCGGCGGCAATCGCGGTGGCACGCTCAAGACCTACCGCAACCTGCTGCTGACGATGCTCATCGGCGGGCTGTGGCACGGCGCGAACTGGACGTTCATTGTCTGGGGACTCTACCACGGGGTATTGCTCGGCGCCCATCGTGCCGCCGGCCGGGGCTGGGATGCCCTGCCGGCGCGCCTTCGCCAGGTCGGCATGGTGTTCGCCGCGCTGATCGGCTGGGTCTTCTTCCGGGCGCTCGACATGCCGATGGCCATCGGGATGCTGCGGAAGATGTTTTCCCCGGTGGCCGGTGTCTCCGTGCCGCAGGCCTCGTGGGCCGCCGCCGCGGTCGTCATCGCCGCGATCTGGGGGATGTACGGCCCCAACATCTACGACCTCGATTACCGGCCGCGCTGGTGGAAGAACGCCGTGCTGGCCACCGCGTTCGGCGTGGCGCTGGCGTTGATTGCGGGGGATCGGAGCAGTCCGTTCCTCTACTTCCAGTTCTAG
- a CDS encoding glycine C-acetyltransferase, with product MSTPTALDARLTDALAQFRRDGVYKTLNHIDSPQAARVQMEGRGEVLILSSNNYLGLAAHPTVMAAGKAGIDRFGAGTGSVRFICGTFTIHRDLEEACARLVGTEASLSFVSCWNANEALPATVLTADDIILSDQLNHASIIDGLRLAKSITKCETGVYKHGDFADLDAKLTAAADKQVKMVVSDGVFSMEGTIVDLPALLAVCRKHGAVLWIDDSHATGVLGATGRGTAEHFGLVGEVDIITSTLGKALGGAAGGFVAGSAALCDYLTQRARPQLFTNALPATVAASALAAIQVLEAEPERVTRLRENARYFRQRLLDLHFQPLPGDTPIVPVILGETAAAIRMSELLLDEGIFVTGFGFPVVPQGAARVRCQLSADHTRADLDAALAAFERVGRQLGLV from the coding sequence ATGAGCACCCCGACCGCACTCGACGCTCGCCTCACCGACGCGCTGGCACAGTTCCGCCGCGACGGCGTGTACAAGACGCTCAATCACATCGACTCGCCGCAGGCCGCCCGGGTCCAGATGGAGGGGCGCGGCGAGGTGCTGATCCTCTCCTCCAACAACTATCTCGGCCTCGCGGCGCACCCCACCGTGATGGCCGCCGGCAAGGCGGGGATCGACCGCTTCGGCGCGGGAACCGGCTCGGTGCGCTTCATCTGCGGCACCTTCACCATCCACCGCGACCTCGAGGAAGCCTGTGCCCGGCTGGTCGGGACCGAGGCGTCGCTCTCCTTCGTCAGCTGCTGGAATGCCAACGAGGCGCTGCCCGCGACGGTGCTGACCGCCGACGACATCATCCTCTCCGACCAGCTCAACCACGCCTCGATCATCGACGGCTTGCGGCTGGCGAAGTCGATCACCAAATGCGAGACCGGCGTCTACAAGCACGGGGACTTCGCCGACCTCGACGCCAAGTTGACCGCCGCCGCCGACAAGCAGGTCAAGATGGTTGTCTCCGACGGCGTCTTCTCCATGGAGGGGACGATCGTCGACCTCCCGGCATTGCTCGCGGTCTGCCGCAAGCATGGCGCAGTGCTCTGGATCGACGACTCGCACGCGACCGGGGTCCTCGGCGCCACCGGCCGCGGGACCGCCGAACATTTCGGACTGGTCGGTGAGGTGGACATCATCACGTCGACCCTCGGCAAGGCGCTCGGCGGGGCCGCGGGCGGCTTCGTGGCCGGCTCTGCCGCGCTCTGCGATTACCTCACGCAACGCGCTCGGCCGCAGCTCTTTACCAACGCCCTCCCGGCGACCGTGGCGGCATCGGCGTTGGCCGCCATCCAGGTCCTCGAGGCGGAGCCCGAGCGGGTCACCCGGCTGCGGGAGAATGCCCGCTATTTCCGGCAGCGGCTCCTGGACCTCCACTTCCAGCCGCTTCCGGGCGATACTCCCATTGTCCCCGTGATTCTCGGCGAAACCGCCGCCGCCATCCGGATGAGCGAGCTCCTGCTGGATGAAGGCATCTTCGTCACCGGCTTCGGTTTCCCGGTGGTGCCACAGGGGGCCGCCCGAGTGCGCTGCCAGTTGTCGGCGGATCACACCCGGGCAGATCTGGACGCTGCCCTGGCCGCGTTCGAGCGGGTGGGACGGCAGTTGGGGCTGGTATGA
- a CDS encoding alcohol dehydrogenase catalytic domain-containing protein: MRAVVKAAPGVGMDVVERPVPDVGSRDVLIKVHHAGVCGTDLHIWEWDAWASARLKPPVVIGHEFAGEIVALGAETEREGLFHIGDLVTAEGHIVCGHCIPCRTGNAHLCARTRIIGVDRDGAFADFIAMPADNVMKLDGIPTDIGAIMDPIGNGVHTALEGGSVPGSTVLVLGCGPIGCFAVGVLRAAGASLVLASDFNPFRRQLAEQMGAHHTFDPASDDVVARCRELTGGIGVDLVCEMSGHPAGHAQAFAAARPGAA, from the coding sequence ATGCGTGCAGTCGTGAAAGCAGCTCCCGGCGTCGGGATGGATGTCGTCGAACGACCGGTCCCCGACGTCGGCTCACGCGACGTCCTCATCAAGGTGCACCACGCCGGCGTCTGCGGCACCGACCTGCACATCTGGGAGTGGGACGCGTGGGCGTCGGCACGACTGAAGCCGCCGGTGGTGATCGGCCACGAGTTCGCCGGGGAGATCGTCGCGCTCGGTGCGGAGACCGAACGCGAGGGACTTTTTCACATCGGCGACCTGGTGACCGCGGAGGGACACATCGTCTGCGGCCACTGCATCCCCTGCCGCACCGGCAACGCCCACCTCTGCGCTCGGACCCGGATCATCGGGGTCGATCGCGACGGGGCGTTCGCCGATTTCATCGCGATGCCCGCCGACAACGTGATGAAGCTGGACGGGATCCCGACCGACATCGGCGCCATCATGGACCCGATCGGGAACGGAGTTCACACCGCCCTCGAGGGCGGGTCAGTCCCTGGCTCCACCGTGCTGGTGCTGGGCTGTGGCCCGATCGGCTGCTTCGCGGTGGGGGTCCTCCGGGCCGCCGGCGCCTCCCTGGTGCTGGCCTCCGACTTCAACCCCTTCCGCCGGCAACTCGCCGAGCAGATGGGGGCCCACCACACCTTCGACCCAGCCAGCGATGACGTGGTGGCAAGGTGCCGCGAGCTCACCGGCGGGATCGGTGTCGACCTGGTCTGCGAGATGAGTGGTCACCCGGCGGGACACGCACAGGCGTTCGCCGCCGCCCGCCCAGGGGCCGCGTGA
- a CDS encoding class I SAM-dependent rRNA methyltransferase has translation MTDAVVSDRGAKRWTTGHPWIYRSDVREHPPEAGVVAVRDGRGRFLGRALCSPSSEIRLRLLERRDVPIDGGWWRDRLTECRDRRLGLDASAWRAVHAEGDGLPALIVDRYDRWLVVQLLSAGLETQRAMIVEALREVFQPEGILFRHDVPTRRLEGLDDRVELAMGSVPERVEVREGSVRWYAAPWTGQKTGAFLDQRENRQLAGSLVPAGGTALDCFSYHGSFALHLAQRASAVTALDVSAEALARGAEHAALNGFGQIDFVTGDAFDVLPAWGREGRRFDVVVVDPPAFAKSKASVPAALRGYHEVNRRAMRLLAPGGWLVSASCSFHVRRPEFLAMLAGAAADSGRRLTLHSVLGQGVDHPEVITIPETGYLKGAILRAD, from the coding sequence ATGACCGATGCCGTCGTGAGCGATCGCGGTGCCAAGCGCTGGACCACGGGGCACCCGTGGATTTACCGAAGCGACGTGCGCGAGCACCCGCCGGAAGCAGGCGTGGTCGCCGTGCGCGACGGGCGCGGCCGCTTCCTGGGGCGGGCACTCTGCTCCCCGAGCTCGGAGATTCGCCTGCGCCTGCTCGAGCGACGCGACGTCCCGATCGACGGCGGATGGTGGCGCGATCGGCTCACCGAATGCCGCGACCGACGGCTCGGCCTCGATGCGTCGGCGTGGCGTGCCGTCCACGCCGAGGGCGACGGCCTCCCGGCGCTGATCGTCGACCGCTACGACCGCTGGTTGGTGGTGCAGCTCCTCTCGGCCGGTCTCGAGACGCAGCGGGCGATGATCGTCGAGGCGCTCCGCGAGGTGTTCCAGCCCGAGGGGATTCTCTTCCGGCACGACGTCCCCACGCGCCGTCTCGAGGGACTCGACGATCGGGTCGAGTTGGCGATGGGGTCCGTGCCGGAGCGGGTCGAAGTGCGCGAGGGGTCGGTGCGCTGGTACGCCGCACCGTGGACGGGGCAGAAGACCGGCGCCTTCCTCGACCAGCGCGAAAACCGGCAGCTCGCCGGATCACTCGTCCCCGCGGGTGGGACCGCGCTCGACTGCTTCTCCTACCATGGCTCCTTTGCGCTCCACCTGGCGCAGCGCGCCTCCGCCGTGACCGCGCTCGACGTCTCGGCCGAGGCGCTCGCCCGCGGGGCGGAACACGCCGCCCTCAATGGTTTCGGCCAGATCGACTTCGTCACCGGCGATGCCTTCGACGTCCTCCCGGCGTGGGGGCGCGAGGGCCGCCGCTTCGATGTGGTCGTGGTCGACCCGCCGGCGTTCGCGAAGAGCAAGGCCAGCGTCCCGGCCGCCCTGCGCGGGTACCACGAGGTGAATCGCCGGGCGATGCGCCTCCTGGCACCCGGCGGCTGGCTCGTCAGTGCGTCCTGTTCCTTCCATGTGCGTCGGCCGGAATTCCTCGCGATGCTCGCCGGGGCGGCCGCCGACAGTGGCCGCCGGCTGACGCTGCACTCGGTTCTGGGCCAGGGCGTGGACCATCCGGAGGTGATCACCATCCCGGAAACCGGCTATTTGAAGGGGGCCATCCTCCGAGCGGATTGA
- a CDS encoding thiamine phosphate synthase has product MRENLAATLRLLLVTDDALLGARDPIAVARAAVAGGVTAIQLRLKHASDRDLLALARHLVALLPVPIFVNDRLDIALAAGAAGAHLGADDLPPARARRIVPAGFLLGASVGSPAEIERGLAADYWGIGPLHGTSTKGDAGDALGLDGAATLLAQAGTRPCVVIGGVLPDDVAPALAAGFAGVAVVRGILGGEDVEERARKYRMMDDG; this is encoded by the coding sequence ATGCGCGAGAATCTAGCCGCCACCCTCCGTCTCCTGCTCGTGACCGACGACGCCCTCCTCGGCGCGCGCGACCCGATCGCCGTGGCGCGGGCGGCCGTCGCGGGAGGCGTGACCGCCATCCAGCTCCGGCTCAAGCACGCCTCCGATCGTGATCTGCTCGCGCTGGCCCGTCACCTGGTGGCGTTGCTCCCCGTCCCGATCTTCGTCAACGACCGACTCGACATCGCCCTCGCCGCCGGCGCGGCGGGCGCCCATCTTGGCGCGGACGACCTTCCCCCAGCCCGAGCTCGGCGCATTGTTCCGGCTGGCTTCCTCCTCGGAGCGTCGGTGGGCAGTCCCGCCGAGATCGAGCGCGGTCTCGCCGCCGACTATTGGGGAATCGGGCCCCTGCACGGCACCAGCACGAAGGGCGACGCGGGGGACGCGCTTGGACTTGATGGCGCCGCGACGCTGCTGGCGCAGGCAGGCACGCGGCCATGCGTGGTTATCGGTGGCGTGCTGCCGGACGATGTCGCGCCGGCGCTCGCGGCAGGCTTTGCGGGCGTCGCGGTCGTGCGCGGAATTCTGGGGGGGGAGGATGTCGAGGAGAGGGCGAGGAAGTACCGGATGATGGATGATGGATGA
- the mltG gene encoding endolytic transglycosylase MltG yields the protein MRRRLMVLTLAALTACGGGDGPPVRVGVPKGSTLASIGDSLVARGIIANARWFRLRGRMQGVDRRLKPGVYEFAPGSSTAALLDRLARGDAVRFKITLPEGATLFDLARRAESVLAIPADTLLRVARDSALRREFGIPGATVEGWLRPVTFTFTGLGGAREVLESFLDARRAHWPADWKTRADAADLDQADVISLASIIEAEAMRAAELPRIAAVYRNRLRLGMPLQADPTIQYAYLVDSGARKPRLYNKDYAYPSPYNSYLHPGLPPTPIGNPSDAAIDAVLSPAPGRELYFVAVGDGTHLFAVEYAEHLRNIKRVRGPKG from the coding sequence ATGCGGCGTCGGCTGATGGTGCTCACGCTGGCGGCCCTGACGGCCTGTGGCGGCGGCGATGGTCCGCCGGTGCGGGTCGGTGTGCCGAAAGGGAGCACGCTCGCCAGCATCGGCGACTCGCTCGTGGCGCGTGGCATCATCGCCAATGCCCGCTGGTTCCGGCTGCGGGGGCGGATGCAGGGGGTCGACCGGCGGCTCAAGCCCGGTGTCTACGAGTTCGCCCCCGGCAGCTCGACCGCCGCGTTGCTTGACCGGCTCGCGCGGGGCGACGCGGTGCGATTCAAGATCACCCTCCCCGAAGGCGCCACCCTCTTCGACCTGGCACGCCGCGCGGAAAGCGTGCTCGCGATTCCCGCCGACACCCTCCTCCGCGTTGCGCGCGACTCCGCCCTCCGACGCGAGTTCGGCATCCCCGGGGCCACCGTCGAAGGATGGCTCCGGCCGGTGACCTTCACCTTCACCGGCCTCGGCGGCGCGCGGGAGGTGCTCGAGTCGTTCCTCGACGCGCGCCGCGCGCACTGGCCGGCCGACTGGAAGACACGCGCGGACGCGGCCGACCTCGATCAAGCGGACGTGATCTCGCTTGCCTCAATCATCGAGGCCGAGGCGATGCGCGCTGCCGAACTGCCGCGGATCGCGGCCGTCTACCGCAACCGCCTCCGCCTCGGCATGCCCCTCCAGGCCGACCCGACGATTCAGTACGCCTACCTCGTCGACTCGGGCGCGCGGAAGCCGCGGCTCTACAACAAGGACTACGCCTACCCCTCACCGTACAACAGTTATCTCCATCCGGGGCTCCCGCCGACCCCGATCGGCAACCCGAGCGATGCCGCGATCGACGCGGTGCTCTCCCCCGCCCCGGGGCGCGAGCTCTATTTCGTCGCCGTCGGCGACGGGACGCATCTCTTTGCGGTGGAGTATGCGGAGCATTTGCGGAACATCAAGCGCGTGCGGGGTCCGAAGGGATGA
- the ruvX gene encoding Holliday junction resolvase RuvX codes for MSAPIPTTGRVMALDWGHARIGVAITDETQLLASPLGTLTRRAGKRLPLGQFLDLIEREHPVGLVVGLPLDDEGAEGESAQAARAMGEQFAARAALPIDWIDESFTTAETLERLTERGVAPRQRKADIDAMAAAIVLERWLDGRRR; via the coding sequence ATGTCCGCCCCCATCCCAACCACCGGCCGGGTGATGGCCCTCGACTGGGGCCACGCCCGCATCGGCGTCGCCATCACCGACGAGACGCAGCTCCTCGCTTCCCCGCTCGGCACGCTCACGCGCCGGGCGGGGAAGCGCTTGCCGTTGGGGCAGTTTCTCGACCTGATCGAGCGGGAACATCCGGTCGGGTTGGTGGTTGGGCTCCCGTTGGACGATGAGGGTGCCGAGGGGGAGTCCGCCCAGGCGGCTCGCGCCATGGGCGAGCAGTTCGCCGCGCGGGCCGCGCTGCCCATCGACTGGATCGACGAGAGCTTCACCACCGCCGAAACGCTCGAGCGGCTGACCGAGCGCGGCGTCGCCCCGCGCCAGCGAAAGGCCGACATCGACGCGATGGCCGCCGCGATCGTGCTGGAACGTTGGCTCGACGGGCGGAGGCGGTGA
- the rho gene encoding transcription termination factor Rho: protein MDIAELKQKSVAELHVLAAELNITNYSGLRKQDLIFRIEQSLLDKDTVIRGEGVLEILPEGYGFLRSQDWNYLYGPDDIYVSPSQIKRFDLRTGDTVQGQVRPPKEGERYLALLKVESVNFEEPDKTKTRIAFDNLKPRYPDERIRLEGSKNDLSMRVVDLMSPIGKGQRGLIVAPPKAGKTILLQKLANAITENHPESYLIVLLIDERPEEVTDMQENVQAEVIASTFDEPADRHVQVADMVIEKAKRLVEHGRDVIILLDSITRLARAHNVVVPHSGKILSGGVDANALQKPKRFFGAARNIEGGGSLTIIATALIDTGSRMDEVIFEEFKGTGNAELVLDRRLADRRIYPAIDINKSGTRKEELLLDKDELNRVYLLRNFLADMPVVEAMEFLLERMKRTKTNKEFFASMAQ, encoded by the coding sequence GTGGATATTGCTGAACTGAAGCAGAAATCCGTCGCCGAGCTCCATGTGCTCGCCGCCGAACTCAACATCACCAACTATTCAGGCCTCCGCAAGCAGGACCTGATCTTCCGCATCGAGCAGTCGCTGCTCGACAAGGACACGGTCATCCGCGGCGAAGGGGTGCTCGAAATCCTGCCGGAAGGCTACGGCTTCCTCCGGTCGCAGGATTGGAACTACCTCTACGGCCCTGACGACATTTACGTCTCGCCGAGCCAGATCAAGCGGTTCGACCTCCGCACCGGCGACACGGTGCAGGGTCAGGTGCGGCCACCGAAGGAGGGGGAACGGTACCTCGCGCTGCTCAAGGTCGAGAGCGTCAACTTCGAGGAGCCGGACAAGACCAAGACCCGGATCGCCTTCGACAACCTGAAGCCGCGCTATCCGGATGAGCGGATCCGTCTCGAGGGGAGCAAGAACGATCTCTCGATGCGCGTCGTCGACCTGATGTCGCCGATCGGCAAGGGCCAGCGCGGGCTCATCGTGGCGCCGCCGAAGGCCGGCAAGACGATCCTGCTGCAGAAGCTCGCCAACGCGATCACCGAGAACCACCCCGAGAGCTACCTCATCGTGCTGCTGATCGACGAGCGCCCCGAGGAAGTGACGGACATGCAGGAGAACGTCCAGGCCGAGGTGATTGCCTCGACGTTCGACGAGCCGGCGGACCGCCACGTGCAGGTCGCGGACATGGTCATCGAGAAGGCGAAGCGTCTGGTCGAGCATGGCCGCGACGTGATCATCCTCCTCGACTCGATCACCCGCCTGGCGCGCGCGCACAACGTGGTCGTGCCGCACTCCGGCAAGATCCTCTCTGGTGGTGTCGACGCGAACGCGCTGCAGAAGCCGAAGCGCTTCTTCGGCGCCGCCCGAAACATCGAGGGCGGCGGCTCGCTCACGATCATCGCCACCGCGCTGATCGACACCGGGTCGCGGATGGACGAGGTGATCTTCGAGGAGTTCAAGGGCACCGGCAACGCTGAACTCGTCCTCGACCGCCGCCTCGCCGATCGCCGGATCTACCCCGCCATCGACATCAACAAGTCGGGTACCCGGAAGGAGGAGCTCCTGCTCGACAAGGACGAGCTCAACCGCGTCTACCTGCTCCGCAACTTCCTGGCGGACATGCCGGTGGTCGAGGCGATGGAGTTCCTCCTCGAGCGGATGAAGCGGACGAAGACGAACAAGGAGTTCTTCGCGTCGATGGCGCAGTAG
- a CDS encoding site-2 protease family protein, which produces MTDPRAFFSVWRSQPLAGTREVLDGVVAPEHRGPSPALTALLASWPGAWYWADDARTRLVLIQGTVPARPERWLWHGGLLLLTILCTLGAGAVLQSRWVPTVHPGFWGAVRSVVEFAEFALQGGWRTLLPGWEFAAPLLSILLVHELGHYWTARRYAIDVSPPYFLPVPPNLSPIGGLGAYIRLRSPIYDRRQLLDVGAAGPLAGFVVAIGVMIWGYSLSHRMEFPLAGSPSFVLFAGKPAFLGDSFLTHQLREWLLPGTGAVLLSPQAFAGWVGLFITGLNLLPLSQLDGGHVLYGLLGRRQKTIGLLCVGALLILAQQAPMWYLWVVLTFAIGGGRWTHPEVVLPDRPVLAAGRWTGFCCIVVFLLTFVPVPFLR; this is translated from the coding sequence ATGACCGACCCGCGGGCGTTCTTCTCCGTCTGGCGATCGCAACCGCTGGCCGGGACCCGGGAGGTGCTGGACGGCGTGGTTGCCCCGGAACACCGGGGACCCTCGCCCGCGCTCACGGCCCTGCTGGCCTCCTGGCCGGGCGCCTGGTATTGGGCGGACGACGCCAGGACCCGGCTGGTACTCATTCAGGGGACGGTCCCGGCCCGCCCCGAACGGTGGCTCTGGCACGGCGGGCTGTTGCTGCTGACCATCCTCTGCACGCTCGGGGCGGGGGCCGTCTTGCAGAGCCGCTGGGTACCCACCGTCCACCCAGGCTTCTGGGGTGCGGTCCGCTCCGTGGTCGAATTTGCGGAATTCGCGCTCCAGGGAGGGTGGCGGACCTTGCTGCCGGGTTGGGAGTTCGCCGCCCCGCTCCTCTCGATCCTCCTCGTCCACGAGCTGGGCCACTATTGGACGGCACGCCGCTACGCCATCGATGTCTCGCCACCCTACTTCCTGCCGGTGCCGCCGAATCTTTCACCGATCGGCGGACTCGGGGCGTACATCCGGCTCCGCTCCCCGATCTATGATCGGCGGCAGCTGCTCGATGTCGGCGCCGCGGGCCCCCTCGCGGGATTCGTGGTGGCCATCGGCGTGATGATCTGGGGCTACTCGCTGTCGCATCGGATGGAGTTCCCGCTGGCTGGATCGCCGTCCTTCGTGCTCTTTGCAGGGAAGCCGGCCTTTCTGGGCGATTCGTTCCTGACCCATCAGCTGCGGGAGTGGCTGCTGCCGGGCACGGGGGCGGTGCTCCTCTCGCCGCAGGCGTTTGCGGGGTGGGTCGGCCTCTTCATCACCGGACTCAACTTGCTGCCCCTGTCACAGCTGGACGGCGGGCACGTCCTCTACGGTCTGTTGGGGCGGCGACAGAAGACGATCGGCCTGCTCTGCGTCGGTGCGCTGCTCATTCTCGCGCAGCAGGCACCGATGTGGTATCTCTGGGTGGTCCTCACCTTCGCGATCGGTGGCGGACGCTGGACCCACCCGGAAGTGGTACTGCCTGACCGTCCGGTGCTCGCGGCCGGACGCTGGACCGGCTTCTGCTGTATCGTTGTCTTCCTGCTGACCTTCGTGCCAGTCCCTTTCCTTCGCTGA